The Saccharomyces cerevisiae S288C chromosome VII, complete sequence genome includes a region encoding these proteins:
- the NUT1 gene encoding Nut1p (Component of the RNA polymerase II mediator complex; mediator is required for transcriptional activation and also has a role in basal transcription), producing MEKESVYNLALKCAERQLTSMEFSNLYKEFFNEKFPSLIQEEEEDTTTTANINEVKKASDLVDTPSNNTAATADTTHLHEALDIVCSDFVKILNLEKPLILADYIVEVLLVNYNSDMIKCFLPKLNSVRNSLLLAHFFSKSCSFFAKLSDTLIIDQVRKDLGNVIVPNILSLDMNSMNKELIAIVSKLLQTTLKLSPSPILLTSAGCKNGSFTLLNQLSQTNKLLFKRVSQTFEAKLHFKDTKPFLNKDSTNEFVGSPSLTSPQYIPSPLSSTKPPGSVNSAAKYKDMKLLRYYKNIWLNNKIINWEISNPDFLSKYSAITSSIFQESFNSVQNLDQLLTDLIETSFTCFAQFVSNKQYHQANSNLTLLERKWVIFITKHLPLLILENSSRSPRVVTNALDNIDEKVVKAIRIYFTEKDDNKTNNEDLFDDYPSTSLDIRHDFIKGLIMLNLQPASVINNYLREDQMIDTSILPTRDDLFVRNLQGIQEVVHNTNSFIISSLDTLELESITESITHDSSNGLFQVLHNFESVAPTKQREIVKAFLSIFEDAIKELNYNRIAKICALLFFNFSHSLTTILSFSSPAALMKTLIKFVDLSRNGRNGSNGNDESSEYETINISLSFSWAILLIINLTQTYGISVVDVALKYPELSIKNSFIINFISNLPNVSDKYYLEESNVNDSDMLTKSHNTVQSWLCDLFVNGSITDQLIQNIETRQLANLIPFIVKQVLLSVEIGVLTDISSLIGGFEYFLQPLLLVGLIKTFYWLEQFLSCVKNDTISEDILQGIFNLLNTLFNPVTLNEDSKAFHTAVLRLNAIPLLKVLRKFRVQSQSNYGIYSSDAQGDPNLEPLIAKLVAVLNVSPVYDVDPRIINSENDYSRKQLGYGKFLILNENPINKIMTNQINSFWSLHSSTYYNLDYLFELIELVTPKSFLFDVLKTLEYKLATYGVPGSENKRGSLDSEHVFDYFFYFLVLYDVKTAEEASQLIEYMENDAKKSKGDVDIKGEDLHEKNDSAEVRQETQPKAEATQDDDFDMLFGENDTSTQAYEEEEENEDNDGNNRTNNVPMIKAEETPSKTNKISILKRHSFAVLLHERKLLNDLALENGEITKTENEKFISYHDKYLCMLKTCVF from the coding sequence atggaaaaagaatcaGTATACAACTTAGCACTAAAATGTGCTGAGCGGCAATTGACCTCCATGGAATTTTCGAACCTTTACAAGGAATTCTTTAATGAAAAGTTCCCGTCTTTGATtcaagaggaagaagaagatacAACAACAACTGCAAATATAAATGAGGTCAAGAAAGCGTCCGATTTGGTGGATACACCCAGCAACAACACGGCTGCTACTGCAGATACTACACACTTACACGAGGCTCTAGATATTGTTTGCTCCGATTTTGTTAAAATATTAAACCTGGAGAAGCCTCTTATCTTGGCAGATTATATCGTTGAGGTATTGCTTGTGAACTACAACTCAGATATGATAAAATGCTTTCTGCCTAAATTGAATTCCGTTAGGAACTCCTTGCTATTGGCCcattttttctccaaatcTTGTTCATTCTTTGCCAAATTATCAGATACTTTGATAATTGATCAAGTACGCAAGGATTTGGGCAACGTCATAGTACCGAATATCTTAAGTCTAGACATGAATAGTATGAATAAAGAATTGATTGCCATAGTATCAAAGCTTTTGCAAACAACTTTAAAACTCTCTCCTTCACCAATTCTTTTAACTTCTGCCGGCTGTAAAAATGGGTCTTTTACGCTACTAAATCAGTTGTCTCAAACCAACAAGTTACTTTTTAAAAGGGTTTCTCAGACTTTTGAAGCAAAATTACATTTCAAAGATACCAAGCCATTTTTAAACAAAGATTCCACTAACGAATTCGTAGGTTCTCCTTCATTAACCTCCCCTCAATATATCCCAAGTCCactttcttcaacaaaacCTCCAGGATCAGTCAATTCTGCTGCCAAATACAAAGACATGAAGCTTCTTCGTTACTATAAAAACATTTGGCTGAACAATAAAATTATCAATTGGGAAATATCGAACCCAGACTTCctatcaaaatattctgcGATTACTTCTTCTATATTTCAAGAGAGCTTTAATTCAGTTCAAAACTTGGACCAGTTACTCACAGACTTGATTGAGACATCGTTTACTTGTTTTGCTCAATTCGTTAGCAATAAGCAATATCATCAGGCAAATTCTAATTTGACTCTGTTAGAAAGAAAGTGGGTCATATTTATAACAAAACATCTACCATTATTAATCCTGGAAAACTCTTCAAGAAGTCCTCGTGTAGTCACGAATGCTCTGGATAATATTGACGAAAAAGTCGTTAAAGCAATCAGAATATACTTCACCGAAAAAGATGATAACAAAACCAATAATGAAGATCTATTTGATGATTATCCATCTACAAGCTTGGATATAAGACACGATTTTATCAAAGGGTTGATTATGTTAAATTTACAGCCTGCGTCCGTTATCAACAATTACTTAAGAGAGGACCAAATGATCGACACCAGTATTTTACCTACCCGTGATGATTTGTTTGTTCGTAATTTGCAAGGCATTCAAGAAGTCGTCCATAATACCAACAGTTTCATCATTTCATCCTTAGATACTTTAGAGTTAGAATCGATAACCGAATCGATCACACATGATTCGAGTAACGGACTATTTCAAGTATTACACAATTTTGAATCTGTAGCTCCGACAAAACAACGTGAGATAGTAAAAGCCTTTTTATCTATATTTGAAGATGCaataaaagaattgaaTTATAATAGAATAGCCAAGATATGTgctcttttgtttttcaacttttcaCATTCATTGACCACAATtctatcattttcttcGCCAGCAGCACTAATGAAAACATTGATAAAATTCGTTGATTTGTCTAGAAATGGCAGAAATGGCTCAAACGGTAATGATGAAAGTTCAGAATATGAAACGATAAATATATCTTTGTCATTTTCTTGGGCAATTTTACTGATAATCAACCTAACACAAACATATGGCATATCTGTGGTGGATGTGGCACTTAAGTATCCTGAATTGAGCataaaaaattcctttATAATCAATTTCATTTCAAATCTACCTAATGTCTCAGATAAGTACTATTTGGAAGAATCAAATGTGAATGATTCAGATATGCTAACAAAGTCTCATAATACCGTTCAAAGCTGGCTTTGTGATCTTTTTGTTAATGGGTCCATAACAGATCAATTGAtccaaaatattgaaaCAAGGCAATTGGCTAATCTCATACCATTTATTGTTAAACAGGTTTTGCTATCTGTTGAAATAGGCGTTTTAACGGATATTTCAAGTCTGATAGGTGGCTTCGAATATTTCTTACAACCTTTACTATTAGTTGGGCTAAtcaaaactttttattGGCTAGaacaatttctttcttgcGTCAAGAACGACACAATATCTGAAGATATTTTACAAGGGATATTCAATTTATTGAATACACTTTTCAACCCAGTAACTCTTAACGAGGATTCGAAAGCGTTCCACACGGCTGTACTGAGGTTGAATGCAATTCCACTACTCAAAGTTCTCCGCAAATTTAGAGTTCAGAGCCAGTCAAATTATGGTATCTACTCTTCTGATGCCCAAGGTGATCCTAACTTAGAACCTTTGATAGCCAAATTAGTTGCCGTTCTTAATGTATCACCCGTTTATGACGTCGATCCAAGAATTATCAATTCAGAGAACGATTATTCTAGAAAGCAGTTGGGTTACGGTAAATTCCTAATTTTGAACGAAAACCCGATTAACAAGATAATGACGAACCAAATTAACTCATTCTGGAGTCTCCACAGCAGCACATATTATAACTTAGATTATCTATTTGAGTTAATTGAATTGGTTACCCCAAaaagtttcctttttgatgttttgaaaacattAGAATATAAACTAGCCACTTATGGGGTCCCTGGTTCTGAAAATAAGAGGGGATCATTGGATTCAGAGCATGTTTTCGATTATTTCTTCTACTTTCTTGTACTATATGATGTGAAAACCGCGGAGGAAGCCAGTCAACTAATAGAATATATGGAGAACGacgcaaaaaaaagtaaggGGGACGTTGATATAAAGGGAGAAGACTTACATGAGAAAAATGACTCAGCTGAGGTGAGGCAAGAAACTCAACCAAAAGCTGAAGCTACCCAAGACGATGATTTCGATATGCTTTTTGGCGAGAATGATACAAGCACTCAAGCTtacgaagaagaagaagagaatgaGGATAACGACGGCAATAATAGAACAAACAATGTACCAATGATAAAAGCAGAAGAAACTCCTAGTAAAACTAATAAGATATCCATTTTAAAGAGACATTCGTTTGCGGTACTTCTGcatgaaagaaaattattgaatGATTTAGCTTTGGAAAACGGCGAAATAACCAAGACAGAAAATGAGAAATTTATCAGTTATCACGATAAGTACTTGTGTATGCTGAAAACATGCGTATTCTGA